From a region of the Acinetobacter larvae genome:
- a CDS encoding LysR family transcriptional regulator, which translates to MQSMDLNLLVALDALLAEGSVTGAAERLQLSVPAMSRTLDRIRKMIGDPLFVRAGRGLVPTPRAEQLREPVRLLVLQAQQLLVKEQDFDVHAMRRVFTIRADDGTVVLLAPLIIEKMSQLAPMSTVRFIAQGQQDVVALREGRIDLDIGVIQDLGPEIIRQSLFQDRFIAVFRSENPLTHKAQLIAEDFANAQHVTVSRRGILSGPIDVELAKQGLSRHIHAVTHSFAEALFIARATDLVASLPARLTSTMRQDMQWRTLPFDTPSMTISHAWHPRFNGDYAHKVLRKIVYEICQTDAFQH; encoded by the coding sequence ATGCAATCGATGGATTTAAATTTACTGGTCGCCTTAGATGCCTTGTTGGCTGAGGGTAGTGTGACGGGGGCAGCAGAACGTTTACAGTTAAGTGTGCCTGCAATGAGCCGCACGCTAGACCGTATTCGTAAAATGATAGGTGATCCTTTATTTGTTCGTGCTGGTCGTGGCTTGGTCCCAACGCCGCGTGCAGAACAATTACGTGAACCAGTACGTTTATTGGTATTACAGGCGCAACAACTGTTGGTTAAAGAGCAGGATTTTGATGTACATGCCATGCGCCGAGTCTTTACCATTCGCGCAGATGATGGCACGGTGGTGCTATTGGCACCCTTAATCATTGAAAAAATGTCACAGTTGGCACCAATGTCTACTGTTCGATTTATTGCACAAGGTCAACAGGATGTGGTCGCTCTTAGAGAAGGTCGTATTGATTTAGATATTGGTGTTATTCAAGATTTGGGTCCAGAGATTATTCGGCAGAGTTTATTTCAAGATCGTTTTATTGCAGTTTTTCGTAGTGAAAATCCATTGACGCATAAAGCACAGCTCATAGCAGAAGATTTTGCCAATGCTCAGCATGTTACTGTTTCGCGGCGTGGTATTTTGAGTGGTCCGATAGATGTTGAGCTGGCCAAACAGGGCTTATCACGGCATATTCATGCCGTCACACATTCATTTGCAGAAGCATTATTTATTGCACGGGCAACGGATTTAGTGGCTTCTTTACCAGCACGCTTAACTTCAACGATGCGGCAAGATATGCAATGGCGCACCTTACCCTTCGATACTCCCTCAATGACAATTTCACATGCATGGCATCCACGCTTTAATGGTGACTATGCGCATAAAGTATTACGTAAAATCGTCTATGAGATTTGCCAAACAGATGCTTTTCAACACTAA
- a CDS encoding efflux transporter outer membrane subunit encodes MNTLIRSTKSSRSIVLHRHSRYSLTVALCFILVGCASDGQLRSSFKPVELSSLQSKQLRIDITHPNSSQSPQHWWQVWQDPQLNEILTALDDYAPNVHLAQIRLERAAALTDLKQVDRQVQASSELKMSADRYPDHDSYPEKYAGKTGSSGRLTTTIGWHLDLWGKYKALADAAALQTDAAELQLQDVRLSLQLAISNHYLQWHISEQLLQKQLEKRKILQELLNIEQQKRRAGLAKQDHVIEASLAINTIDSQLPILRRNIAQDRHAIAALLGQSTEFSDALQKPALQLKSQQAVATTLPLHWLGERPDIAALRQLIEAQARQSDAARASFYPDINLTAVLGLQSLGLDYLFREGSRTMAIGPAINLPIFEQNRLRANLRGELANYDLAVVQYNQSLVNAIQQVSDALQQFHSAQQQFVLVQQAQQQTQQLHKIAAQRLKQGLNTRQALLRTELQQLDRAIQRIQTEHAIALAQFNLTRSLGGRWVFH; translated from the coding sequence ATGAATACTCTTATTCGGTCGACCAAGTCATCCCGCTCGATCGTTCTTCATCGGCATAGCCGTTACAGCCTAACTGTCGCGTTATGCTTTATCTTAGTGGGTTGTGCCAGTGATGGTCAGCTACGTTCCAGCTTTAAACCGGTTGAACTCAGTAGTTTACAAAGCAAACAATTGCGTATCGATATAACCCATCCTAACTCTTCTCAATCTCCCCAGCACTGGTGGCAAGTTTGGCAAGATCCGCAGCTCAATGAGATTTTAACGGCATTGGATGATTACGCACCTAACGTACATCTCGCGCAAATTCGTCTAGAACGTGCCGCGGCATTAACTGATCTTAAGCAGGTTGATCGTCAAGTACAAGCCAGTAGTGAACTGAAAATGAGTGCTGATCGCTACCCAGATCATGACAGCTATCCAGAAAAATATGCAGGTAAAACGGGTAGCTCTGGTCGTTTAACCACAACTATTGGTTGGCATTTAGATCTCTGGGGTAAATATAAAGCCTTGGCGGATGCAGCAGCATTACAAACTGATGCGGCAGAATTACAGCTGCAAGATGTACGGCTCAGCTTACAACTGGCGATTAGCAATCATTATTTACAGTGGCATATTTCTGAACAATTACTGCAAAAGCAACTGGAAAAACGCAAAATTCTACAAGAATTGCTCAACATCGAACAGCAAAAACGCCGTGCTGGTTTGGCAAAACAAGACCATGTTATTGAAGCAAGTCTTGCTATCAATACCATTGATAGCCAACTGCCAATATTACGGCGCAACATTGCTCAAGATCGTCATGCCATTGCAGCGCTCTTAGGACAAAGCACTGAATTTAGTGATGCACTGCAAAAGCCAGCACTACAGTTAAAATCTCAGCAGGCTGTTGCAACAACCCTCCCCTTGCACTGGTTAGGAGAACGTCCAGATATTGCCGCGTTACGGCAACTGATTGAAGCACAAGCTCGGCAAAGCGATGCCGCACGCGCGAGTTTTTATCCAGACATCAATCTAACTGCGGTATTGGGCTTACAAAGCCTAGGTTTGGACTATTTATTCAGAGAAGGTAGTCGCACCATGGCGATTGGTCCAGCGATCAATTTACCTATTTTTGAACAAAACCGTTTGCGTGCCAACTTAAGAGGCGAACTAGCCAATTATGATTTGGCGGTGGTGCAATACAACCAAAGCTTGGTCAATGCCATTCAACAAGTAAGTGATGCGCTGCAGCAATTTCACAGTGCACAACAACAATTTGTACTGGTGCAGCAAGCGCAACAACAAACGCAGCAATTACACAAAATTGCCGCGCAACGCTTAAAGCAAGGTCTCAACACACGGCAAGCGCTGCTGCGTACTGAATTACAACAACTCGATCGTGCAATACAACGTATCCAAACCGAACATGCCATTGCACTGGCACAGTTTAATTTGACCCGTTCACTGGGCGGGCGTTGGGTCTTTCATTGA